Genomic segment of Chitinophaga varians:
TAGCCTTTGATCAGTTCATTGGCGCCGTAGTCTTTGCTGCCGGTGAGCGTTTTGCGGATGCCCGGTGTGGTATCGTTGAAGTAGTAGGCGGTTCCTTTGCCCAACAGTTGATACGCAGAGAGGCGGCCGCCATACTGGATACCGAATTTTTTAGTGGGTTTCCACTCATGGTCCAGGTATACAGCAGATTCCAGTGCATGTTTGTCGGTCAGTTCTTTCAGCCGTACTTTGTCGCCTTCGGTACCGGTGCCGGTGCCCGGGCGGAAAGTATAGTAGATGCCCTGTACGCCGAAATGCAGGATGTTATTGGTGTTCAGGTAGTAGGTGAATGACGGTTTCAGGCCGTAGTTGATGATATTGGAAGTCCATTTATAACCCTGCAGCAGCTCATCCTCCTGTTTTTTGGAGCCGTTGCTGAAGTTGAGGCTATAATCGTATTTAGAGTAGTAGGTGGTCAGGTTGAGGAACAGGCGGTTGGTGAATACGTGGTTCCAGCGAAGGGTGGCGGTGGTATTGCCCCAGTTCATGTCCACGTCTTTGCCCAGTCCGAATTTATCACGGCCGAAGTAGCCGCTGATAAAGAGGGTGTTGTTTTTATCAAACTTGTAGTTGGCTTTTGCCGTCAGGTCGTAGAAGTTCAGTTTGGTGTCCTTCATATCGCCTTTCACAAAAGGTTTCATGAGGATATCAATGTAAGATCTTCTGGCAGCTACGATGAAGGAGGACTTATCCTTTACCAGCGGACCTTCCACAGACAGGCGGCTGAAGATATTGCCGATACCGCCGTTCACATTGAAGTTTTGGTTGTTACCGTCTTTCATGCGGATATCGAGCACAGAAGAGGTACGGCCGCCGTATTCAGCAGGGAACCCACCTTTGATCAGGTTGAGGCTTTTTACTGCGTCCGGATTGAATACGGAGAAGAAGCCGAGCATGTGGCTGGAATTGTATACGGGTGCTTCGTCGAGCAGGATAAGATTTTCATCGCTGTTGCCGCCGCGGACGTTGAAGCCGGAAGAACCTTCTCCTACGGTGGTGACGCCCGGGAGCGTCTGAATGGAACGGATCACATCTACTTCGCCCATGAAGGTAGGCAGCTTTTTCATCTGCGCGATGTCCAGGCGGTTGATGCTGGTATTGAGCGTATTGACCGCTTTTTCCTGCTTTTGACCGCTGACAGTGACTTCGCTTAATTGGCTGCTGCTGCTTTCCAGGCGGATGTCGAGTGTTTTGTTGCTATGTAAACTAACCGTTGTTTTAACGGGGGCATATCCCATATACGAAAACTGAAGCTCGTGTTCCCCGGCGGGAAGTGTTAGCGAATAGAAACCGTATTGGTTGGTGACAGTACCAACGCTGGTGCCAGGTTTGCCGATGGAAATTCCCACCAGGCTTTCCCCGTTTTGTTTGTCTTTTACATAACCGCTAACGGTAAATCGTTGCTGTTGTGCGCGTGCTGGACCCATTGCCAGTATTAATACCAGCAAGGCCATCAACGTGGTGACCAAAGTTTTCATAATAGGTAAATCTCGATTTTAAATGACTTTTCCTGTTTTGTGACGTTGCTAATAAGACGTGGTGGGATATCTGTACCCCTATCGGTAGTCAGATTATTTTTTTGGTTAATAATAGAAAACGAAGATATAGCGGAAAAATGAGAAAGAATATTGAGATTGAAGCCCGGGGTTATGCTTCAAGCTCAATATTCGGCATAGGACTGGTTTTGAGGGGTATTAATCAAGGATGTCGCAATGGAACCCAAGGTGGTTCACAAACTCGATAATCGTTCTTTCGGCGAGCTGCTGGGGGCTGATCACCCGTAAAACCTTATCACAGTCTTCAATGTCCACGCTACAGGCATTTACGCTAAAACTGGAAGAAATGGCATCAATTACATCGTCTTTATCCTTAACAGTGTTAATATTTGTACGGAATATTCCAATCATGGCGTTTGGATTTGAATTTTGCGGAATATATTTGTGCAAATTTGCTACTGTTTATCCGTATAGCTGTTACATGAAAAGGATTAAAACTTATACGAAACGGATTATTTTATGGCTGTAGTAATCAAAAATGAACTGAACGAAGTATTGCTGCAGGAAGGTTTTCCTTTTTCGCCGGAGGACCTGGTGCCTTCGGGGGCCATTATTGAGGAGAACAAAGAACAGCAGCTTGATTTTGGCGCCTATAACATACAGGAATGCAAGTTTGACGGGATACACCTCATTATGTGCACAGCGGAGATTTATGAGAACCTGACGGTGGCCTCGGAGGATATCATGCCTCATGTGTCTATGCTGTTTATGGAAAAGGGCGATGTAAGGGCCTCTGTGGAAGGGATAGCGGATAAGTTCCGTTTTTCTTCCCTGGAACATAATATTATGTATTCTCCCCACCGGGAAGAGACCGCAGAGCTGAGAAAGCAGAAGGGTATCCAGGTGCTGGGAATGAATTTTTCACCGGAACGATTTATTGCACTGGCCGATAGCAATGGTCAGGTGTTGGGCAAGATGGCGAACGCCGTTGCCAAAAAAAGGGGAGTGATCCTGGCCGATAAGATAAACCCGCATATTACGCCCCGCATGAAAACGGTGCTGGGGGAAATACGCCAGTGCCAGTTCAAGGGCGGACTGAAAAAATTATTCCTTCAGTCAAAGGTCATGGAGTTGTTAGCACTACAGTGCGACCAGGTGGAAAACGACTTTGGCAGGGCACGGACGGAGCGTCACAATATCAGCAAAAGAGAGCTGGAGCAATTGCAGCATGCCCGCTACCTGTTGTTGCGGGATTTGCAGGAACCGCCTTCGCTGGCAGAGCTTTCCCGCCTGTCAGGCCTGAATGAGTTTAAACTTAAATCCGGTTTCAAAACCGTGTTTGATAATACCGTCTTTGGTTATTTTAATGATCACCGCCTCCAGATGGCCCGGGAGATGATCCTGGCCGGCGGTACATCTCTTGCCGATATAGCCGATGAAGCAGGATATTCTTCTCCGCAGCATTTCAGCAATGCGTTTAAAAAGAAGTATGGCGTAGCGCCGTCAAAGTTGGAATTGTGATGGCCATGATGATGGCTGATTTGCGAAGATTGGTAGAAATGATATAAAAGGACAGCCCACCGATTTCCGGTGGGCTGTCCTTTTATATTTTTGTATGTAAACTTAGTTGACTTAGTGCGCCGGTTTTGTTCGGTTTAGTAAGCCACGGTGAACCGTTGTTGAATATGTGCCGGTTTTTCCAGTTCATCAATGAGGGCAACGGCATAATCAGCGGTGGATATTTTGCTTTCGTTGTTAGCGTCTGTGAGAAGCTGGTCGCCGCCGAGGCGGAATTTGCCGGTGCGTTCGCCGGGTGCGATCATGGCAGCAGGACTTAATACGGTCCATTGCAGGTCTTTATCCTGTTTAATCACTTTATAGGCTTCGCGGGTAGCGCTGGCGCCTTCTTTCCATGCTGCCGGAAATTCGGGTGTGTCCAGCAGTTGTACGCCAGGGGCCACTTCCAGGCTGCCTGCACCACTTACGGCAATCAGTCTTTTGATACCGGCTTGTTTCAGTCCACCGATAATAGCCCGGACAGCCTGCACATAAGTAGGGGTATCGTGGGCGCTGTAGGCGCTGATGACAGCATCATTGCCGGCTACGAGGGAAGCTACTTCCGCTTCGTTGGTCACGTCGCCTTTTTTAACGGTCAGGTGGTCGTCTTTAACCTGTATTTTTTCCGGGTTGCGTACAATGGCGGTCACCTCATGACCTCTGTTCAATGCCTCGTTTAAAAGGGCGCTGCCAATGAATCCTGATGCACCGATGATTGCTACTTTCATGTTTAATGTGTTTTTGTAGTGATATAATTACAGTCACAACGGACCGATTGTTTAACTGTTTTGTTTTTTATTACAGTTTCGTGAAACAAAGGTACAGTAGTTTTTTACTGTAACAAAAAAAATTACAGTAAATCATAAAAAAATAGCGGACGAATCAGCCGGTAAGATGATAAAGTGCTATTAATCAAAAAGTTAATGATCAATAGCGGTCTTATCCGGGGAATCGTCCGCTACCTGGAATGATATTATTTCATCACATACACTTGTTGGGTTTTGGCAGCTGGCGGTGTGACGGTTTTCACCTTGGTCACCGGCACTTCTTCCTTGGTATGGAATTTTTCAGACAGGGTGGGCGCAATGACCAGCGACACGATAGACATCAGTTTGATGAGGATGTTCATGGAAGGGCCGGAGGTGTCTTTGAACGGATCACCAACGGTGTCGCCGGTAACAGAGGCTTTATGTGGTTCTGATTTTTTGTAGAAAGTTTCGCCGTTGATTTCCACGCCTTTTTCGAATGATTTCTTTGCGTTGTCCCAGGCGCCGCCGGCGTTGTTCTGGAAGATGCCCATCAGCACGCCGCTGACAGTAGCGCCGGCGAGGAAACCGCCCAGTACTTCAGGACCGGCGATAAAACCGATCAGCAGCGGGGATATCAGCGCGATAGCACCTGGCAGGATCATTTCGCGGATAGAGGCCTGCGTGGAGATGGCCACGCATTTATCGTATTCCGGTTTGCCGGTACCTTCCATGATGCCGGGTATTTCGCGGAACTGGCGGCGTACTTCTTCCACCATGGCCATGGCTGCACGTCCTACCGCTGCAATGGCCAGTGAGGAGAAGATGAAGGGGATCATGCCACCTACAAAGAGGCCCGCGAGCACGTCGGCTTTATAGATGTCGATGCCTTTAATGCCCGCTACGCCTACAAACGCGGCAAACAGCGCCAGCGCCGTCAGGGCCGCAGAGGCGATGGCAAAACCTTTACCGGTAGCGGCGGTGGTGTTACCTACCGCATCGAGGATATCTGTTTTTTCACGCACGTCTTTAGGCAGTTCGCTCATTTCAGCAATACCACCGGCGTTGTCGGCAATAGGGCCGAAGGCGTCGATGGCCAGCTGCATGGCGGTGGTGGCCATCATACCGGCAGCGGCGATTGCCACGCCATAGAGGCCTGCAAATGCATAGGAGCCATAGATGCCTAATGCCAATACCAGGATAGGCAATGCGGTGGATTCCATCCCTACAGACAAACCGCCGATGATGTTAGTGGCAGCGCCGGTAGCGGATTGACGGATAATAGAACGCACCGGGCGTTTGCCCATAGCGGTATAATATTCTGTGATGATGCTCATCAGGGTACCTACCACGAGGCCTACCACGATAGAGCCGAACACCTGGCTTTTGGTGAACTCATGGCCGCGCAGCACCATAGGGCCGTCGGGCAGTATCCAGTTAACGAGGAACCAGGAAGCGATGGCTGTGAGGATGATGGAGCCCCAGTTGCCCATGTTGAGCGCTTTCTGTACCACGCCGGTATTGAGACCGGCGCTATCGCTGATTCTTACGAAGAATGTTCCGATGATAGAGAAGATGATACCGGTACCGGCAATCATCATAGGGAGCAGGATGGGAGCGAGGCCTCCGAACATGTCCTGGGAAGCTGTTTCAGAGCCCAGTACCATGGTTGCCAGCACAGTGGCCACATAGGAACCGAAAAGGTCGGCGCCCATACCGGCTACGTCGCCTACGTTGTCACCCACGTTGTCCGCGATGGTGGCGGGGTTGCGCGGGTCATCCTCAGGGATGCCTGCTTCTACCTTACCTACCAGGTCAGCACCTACGTCGGCCGCTTTGGTATAGATACCGCCGCCTACACGGGCAAAGAGGGCGATGCTCTCAGCGCCAAGGGAAAAGCCCGTCAATACTTCGATGGTCCTGATCATTTCGGCGGTATTGGCAGCCGCACCGAAATAGGATTTGAGGATAATGAACAGGGAGCCGAGACCCAGTACGGCCAGGCCGGCAACGCCCATACCCATTACTGAGCCGCCGGTGAAGGATACGCCCAGCGCCTTGGCGAGACTGGTACGGGCAGCTTGTGCAGTACGGACATTGGCTTTGGTCGCTATTTTCATTCCGATAAATCCGGCTGTGGCGGAGAATGCAGCGCCTATGATAAAGGCGAGGCCTATCGACCAGTGGGAGGTATGATGGGAAGCACCCATGTAACCCAATAACAGCGCAGCTATGATAACAAAGTATATCAGTACTTTATACTCCGCTTTTAAAAATGCCATAGCGCCTTCCGCAATATGCTGCGCTATTTCTTTCATCTTTTCATTGCCCGCATCCTGGCGGGTAACCCAGGAGCTGCGGACTGCAGTAAATAACAAGGCCAGTAATCCAAAACAGGGAACGAGGAAAACGATACTCATAGAAGCGTATTTAAATTGCTCGGTTGAAAAAATAGCGTATTAACTAAATGTTATCCAATAAATATAGATAATAAAATTTTGAATTAAGCATTACAGGTAAGGAAATACCGCAGGCGGAAAAGAATTAACAGGAAAGCCCTTATGGAAGCTGGTTTTCAGGGAAATGTCAGGGTCGGCAGCCCGTAAAGGGGAAGCTCCGGCGGCCATGGCCGCCACACAACGCACAGGCGCAGCGGAACAGGATTTTAATAGAAACATTCCAGGAAAGCCGCGCCCAGATGGGAGATGATATCTCCGGCAGTCATAGCTTCCTGCGACAATTTTGCTGCGGCCAGGTCGCCGGCATAACCATGCAGCCAGGCGCCCAGCAATACGGCGGCCTTGGGAGCATAATCCTGGGCCAGCAACCCTGTAAGGATACCGGTGAGCACATCGCCGCTACCACCGGTGGCCATACCGGGATTGCCGGTGGCGTTAAAATATACGGCGCCGTCAGGACAGGCAATAGCGGTATAACGTCCTTTCAGGAGGATATATAGCTGCAGCCGTACCGCCTGTTTGGACAACAGCTCCATCCGCTCGAAGTCATTGGCAGAAGGGCCGAAGAGCCGCTCAAATTCTTTGGGGTGCGGCGTAAGAATGGAGCCTGCCGGTACCTGGTATAACAGTGACGGATATACGGAAAGGATGTTCAGCGCGTCCGCGTCAATCACCATGGGGCGTTTGTAGCAGGTAAGCAGTTTTTCAAAGGAACGGGCAGTAGCGGTGGCGGTGCCCAGCCCCGGCCCGATGCCGATGGTTTTGTAACGGGCATCGGCCTGTTCATGAAAATGCGCGCTGTGCTCGTGTACCTCGTCGGCTACGCTCATGGCGGCAGGCTCGCTGATCTGCATAATATCATACCCACACCGGGGGATATGACAGGTCAGCAGCCCTACGCCCGCACGGAGACAGGCTTTGGCGCTAAGCACGGCAGCCCCCATCTTGCCATAGCTGCCGGCAACCAGCAATGCATGGCCAAAGGTGCCTTTATGCGCAAAGGCAGGGCGTGGCATGTAAATAGTATGCATCATCTCTTTGTCAGCCAGATGATAGCGTACAGGCGTATGCGTTATATAGTCCGGCGACAGCCCGATAGGCAGTATCTGCACCTCGCCCACGAGGGCAGCGTTTTCGGGCAGCAGGAAAGCCAGCTTATGGAATTCAAAGCTGAGGGTGTAATGTGCCTGTATGACGGGCGTATTGCGGCAACTGGCGTCTGCCATCAGCCCGGAGGGCATATCAATGGCCACAATGGTATGACGGCCATGCTGATCATTGATTTTGTGTATGATACCGGCCAGCCAGCCCTCGATGGGTTTGTTCAGCCCGGTACCAAAGATAGCGTCTACAATTACTGCGGAAGCGGGCAGTTCAGGAAAACCGGTAACATCGGCTATTTCGCGGATACGGCCGGCATATTGCTGCTGCAACCGCCGATAGTAATATATATAGTCTTCACTGGCCTTATTGCCATACTCCAGCAGGCAGGCGGTCACCTGATAGCCTTCTTCCAGCAACCGGTGGGCAATCACCAGCCCGTCGCCGCCATTATTGCCTTTACCACAGAAAATAAAAAAAGGATGAACAGGGGCAAAGCGGTCCAGCAGCCAGTCGGCGCATTTGCCGGCAGCCCGTGCCATCAGGTCGGTACTGCTCACAGGCTCATGTGCGATTGTGAAGGCATCCGCCTCCCGGATCTGTGCAGCGGTGAAGATTTTCATATCCTGCTGTTGAACAATAAATGTAGCGCAAAAATAAGGAACATAAAAAAACGGATCATGCTTGCCTCATGATCCGTTTACGGGTTATTAGCGTTTCCGCTATGTTAGAAGGTATATCTTGCAGATACACCGCCAATTTCTTCTCCGATGAAGTTGGTCGGTCCAACAAACTGAACGTAAGGTTTCAGGTCGGCGCTCAGGTTCAACGGTATCTTCTTGAAAGTCCATTCAACACCGATGATGCCATCCAGACCGGGAGATACATAGGTGCCTTTGCCTTTGTCCACATAACGGTCCCAGTCATAGTCACGACGGTCATAGAAACCTACGTGCGCACCGCCACCTGCATACATATTCAGTTCAGGTCTGCCGATATTCCAATGGTATTCATACAGCGCGGTAAATGTAACGTTGGCTCTATGTTCGTGGTTGGTAGTTACCAGTCCTTCAATGGCGTGAGGGCCCTGGATGAAGTGTTTAATGGTAAAGCCCACCACCCAGGGGTTCAGGCGGATACCCAGTGCGGTGTTGTAGTTTTCAACACTGCTGCTACCGTAGCTTTTCTTTTTCTGCGCGTTAGCCTGTACTGCCAGCAAGGCAAACAAACTGAAAAATAACACGACTTTTTTCATAGATGTTGCTTATTTATTAATACAAAAAATGTATGCGACTATTAACGTTGGCTATTTACTCTAAAGTATGCACTGGTTGAATAAAATTCGCGATAGCCTCACAATAACAGTGCCAATCCATCATTTGCTTTTCTTGATGGGGATAACGGGCTTCAATAAACGAAGGAAGATAAATCCGGCTATACCGGCCAGCAGGGAGGCCGCTATCACGGATATAATGGAGATGATCTGATATTCCCTTTCCGCGTAAGCCAGCGAGGAGATAAAGATAGACATCGTAAAACCAATACCGGCAATCAGCCCCACGCCTACCAGCTGTAACCAGCCGGATTTGGAAGGAAGGCTCGCCAGTTTCAGTTTCACCGCCGCAAAGGACAAGACAAAGATACCTATCGGTTTGCCCAGCACCAGCCCCGCAATGATGCCGTAACTGATATCATTGTGCAGTGCGCCCAATATATCTGAAGGCAGTTGTATCGCCGTATTGGCCAACGCGAAAACGGGCATGATGATAAAGTTGACCGGGTCATGGAGGCCATGCACCAGGTCCGCGATTTTATCCTGCGGAATACAGAATGCGAGCAACACCCCTGCGATGGTGGCATGTACGCCGGAATTGAAAAGAAAGTACCACAACAGGATGCCCGGAATGAAATACAATATCAATCGTTGTACTTTCAGCAGGTTCAGCGCGATGGGTATCAGCAATACGCCACCGGCCATGAGCAGGTATTGAAGGTTAAGATGTGGCGTATAAAATATAGCGATGGTCAGAATAGCGCCAAGGTCGTCGATAATGGCCAGGGCCATCAGGAAAATTTTCAGGCTTACGGGCACCCTGTTGCCCAGCAGCGAGAGGATACCCAGCGAAAAAGCGATGTCTGTGGCCATGGGGATGCCCCAGCCATGGGCGTATTCCGTACCGCTGTTGAACAGGCTGAAGATCAGCGCCGGAAACAACATGCCGCCGACAGCGGCCAGCACAGGCAGGATGGACTTGCGCAGGGAAGAAAGTTCACCTACGGTCAGTTCTCTTTTTATTTCCATGCCTACCAGAAAAAAGAAAAGCACCATCATGCCGTCGTTTATCCATAACAGGTAGGAGTTGGGCAAATGCAGGGCACGATATTGATAATGATGGCCGGTGGTGGGGTCAAAGAGCGCATTCCAGAAGTTCACATAACCTTCCTGCCAGGATGAATTGGCCAGGACCATAGACACCACGGTGCAGAGTATCAGGATGATGCCTACGGCACGACTGTCTTTTAGGAAAGTGTAGATCGGGGACAGGAGGGTTTTGAATGCGCTTCTAATCATGTTGTCATTTTAATGTTTTGCCATTTGGTTATTTAAAGATCGTGTTGTTTTCTTTAAATGACCAAATGGCAAAATAACTAAAATAACAGCTAATTACTGCATAAGTTCATACTTCGTCTTAGGCTTGCGCTTGATGTCCCATTTGAAATTCTCCAGCTGGAGCTGTTCTTTGGGCCTTTGTGTGAAGGGATAAACGGTGCCTTCGGGGTCTTTGATCATCACCACTTTATCCACGTCTCCCTTTTTGAAGAAGATATTAATAATACCGCATTGTGCCTTGTTGACGCTCATATAGGCGCCACTCTGGTCTTTTACGTAGTTGATTGTTTCGGCATTACCCTCCACATGCATCCAGTCGAGCGATTCACCGGCCACATACCCGGTGATGGTATTGCCTTTCACCTGGTTGAACATGTCGGGGCCGGCATTGTTGATGATAAATGCATTTTTGATCATCAGCACTTTATCGGCCGCCTGGTTTTTGGTAAACATCAGCATGGTGTCTGCACTAAGCTGGGTGGTATTATTGGACCAAAGCACCGGATCGCGGAAGAAGCGGAAGATGGAGTCTTTGGTAGAATAATATACGCTGTCGGCCACGCCCTGGAGGGAATCGGAGAACATGCGCACATGGTGATAGGCGAGGATGTACCGTTGGTCGGCAGTGTCTTTCGCCGGCGGGGCAGACAGCGCGATGCTGTCTGCATGGTGTTTGATGCCTGGTAAAGAGTCTTTCATGACGACCGGTGGCGGTTGTGCCATTTTCACCATTTTCACCCGGTTGGAGTCCAGCTTGTCTTTTGTTTTGGCCAGTACACTATCGGCCACAAACATCATCACGTTGCCGGGCACGCTGTCCAGTTGTTTTTTGGCGAGGGAGTCGCCCTGGTTGATCAGGGTGACCGGGATATGTTCTTTGGGCGGCCGGATGGTCCTTACAGCCCGCAGCGGTTCTTTCACCGGTTCTTTTTTCAGTCCTGCCACAGACGGGATGGAGAGGCTGTCGCCTGGTCTGATGATCCCGGAGAAGAGCGTATCTGCTGCGAGGTACATGGTATCTTTATTTTTCTCCATGATGAGCAGCGGTTTCTGGGTGGCCAGGATCGTTTTTGCGATCTGGTTGACCGTACCGTGGTTGGCCAGCAGTGACATTTTGCGGACGGTATCTTTATATACCATGTTACCAGTGGCGTAGGCCATGCCGGTGAGTTTGTCCATTTCGATGTTGTCTGCGGTGAGGGTACCGGTGCTGTCTTCGATGGTGGGCCGGTTACCGAAGTTGCCATAGCCTTTGTCGGTATCATAATAACCGCTGGTGGCGTACATGATGCGTTTCCCTTCGTTGATGGTGGTAGGCGCAATGATATTGGCAATTTTTGTTTCGGTATTGTACAGCAGGGCGTCTGTGGACAGCGTATAGTCAGGATCTACCAGCACTACGTTGCGCTGGAAGTGCATTTCCTTGGTTTCGGTATAGTAGTATCCTTCATCGCTGGTCAGTACGCTTTTACCGTTTACGAGGCGGCCTGTTTTCACATAGCTGCCTATTTTGGCGTTCATATCGTATTGCAGTTCCGGGCCGGTGATGGTGACTTTGCCGTCTGTGAGGCGGGCGTTTTCCCGGAGGATGGCGATACGGGTATTACCGTCGTAGTTGAGGTAATTGCCATAAATATGGACGCTGTCGGCCTGGTTAATATGTACGTTGCCGTATGCGTCCACGATATTGGTCTTGTTGTTTTTAACGGCGCTGTCGCAAAAGAACAGGGTAGATCCCTGTTTGAAGCGGGCATGGCCGATAAAGCGGGTGACATTGATCGTGTCTTTTTCGATGAGTTGCAGGGTGTCTGCACCCAGGATTTCGATCACGGTCCCTTTTTTAGGCGCAGGCTGGGCCGGGATCTGGGCATGGGCGGGCAAAATAGCCGCCAGGCACATCACTGCCAGTAAAAGGACTGATCTGATATAATGATTCATGTATGTCTGTTATTGTACCGCTGCGGTATCGGAAGGCAGTGGTTTCGTTTTATCTTTTTTACCGAACAGGGAGAAATGCACATAACGTTTAGGGTTGACGCGGAGGTCTTCCAGCAGTTTGTTCAGGCTGCCCAGTGATGCCTGGAGGTTGTTATATACCTTTTTATCGTTCAGCAGGAGGCCGGCCGTACCGTCGGTGGTATTGAGTTTGGCCATGGTGCTGTTCAGGCTGGCGGTAGTTTGCTGCAGTTGTTGCAGTGTTTTGTCGATGTTGCCGTTAGCCAGTGCGTCGGTGGCTTTTTTAGCGTTGTCGAGGATACCACTGATTTTTTCATTGTTGGCTTTCAGGTTGCCGGTTACAGAGGCCAGGTTGTTCATAGTGGCTTGTACGTTACCTCGCTGCGGGT
This window contains:
- a CDS encoding OstA-like protein, translating into MNHYIRSVLLLAVMCLAAILPAHAQIPAQPAPKKGTVIEILGADTLQLIEKDTINVTRFIGHARFKQGSTLFFCDSAVKNNKTNIVDAYGNVHINQADSVHIYGNYLNYDGNTRIAILRENARLTDGKVTITGPELQYDMNAKIGSYVKTGRLVNGKSVLTSDEGYYYTETKEMHFQRNVVLVDPDYTLSTDALLYNTETKIANIIAPTTINEGKRIMYATSGYYDTDKGYGNFGNRPTIEDSTGTLTADNIEMDKLTGMAYATGNMVYKDTVRKMSLLANHGTVNQIAKTILATQKPLLIMEKNKDTMYLAADTLFSGIIRPGDSLSIPSVAGLKKEPVKEPLRAVRTIRPPKEHIPVTLINQGDSLAKKQLDSVPGNVMMFVADSVLAKTKDKLDSNRVKMVKMAQPPPVVMKDSLPGIKHHADSIALSAPPAKDTADQRYILAYHHVRMFSDSLQGVADSVYYSTKDSIFRFFRDPVLWSNNTTQLSADTMLMFTKNQAADKVLMIKNAFIINNAGPDMFNQVKGNTITGYVAGESLDWMHVEGNAETINYVKDQSGAYMSVNKAQCGIINIFFKKGDVDKVVMIKDPEGTVYPFTQRPKEQLQLENFKWDIKRKPKTKYELMQ